One region of Aphelocoma coerulescens isolate FSJ_1873_10779 chromosome 12, UR_Acoe_1.0, whole genome shotgun sequence genomic DNA includes:
- the THUMPD3 gene encoding tRNA (guanine(6)-N2)-methyltransferase THUMP3 isoform X2 — protein sequence MAEGEAAGDAGLGPAPAPAQEGAELAAVIGATVPTGFEQTAAEEVQEKLGSASRISRDRGKIYFEVPARSLPQVHRLRSVDNLFVVVQEFKDYQFNENKEDALKDLEDLVKKLPWTDPLKVWELNNSLKKKKTKRKKHNLQSPASREKLNDGGEEGGADQNNTNDQEDCAQNPVAVEPTGGQNTEKPQGVTSRNGVEEEEDNKQSDVKVEVQASSESGTKAGDGQTGEGEAKVLRFRVTCNRAGDKHSFTSNEAARDFGGAVQEHFQWKADMTNFDVEVLLNIHSNEVVVGIALTEESLHRRNITHFGPTTLRSTLAYGMLRLCDPQPTDIIVDPMCGTGAIPIEGAAEWPYCYHIAGDNSPQAVKRAANNICSLLRKNESKDSTALGVPLDIIQWDICNLPLRTGSVDIVVTDMPFGKRIGSKKKNWDLYPACLMEMGRICTPGTGRAVLLTQDKKCFAKALSRVGHIWRRAQTVWVNVGGLHAAVYLLRRTWERAEERRSFW from the exons ATGGCAGAAGGGGAGGCGGCCGGCGACGCGGGGCTGGGtccggccccagccccagcccaggagggCGCGGAGCTCGCGGCCGTTATCGGCGCTACCGTGCCCACGGGGTTCGAGCAGACGGCGGCCGAGGAGGTGCAGGAGAAGCTGGGCTCGGCATCCAGGATCAGCAGGGATCGGGGCAAGATCTACTTCGAGGTCCCGGCCCGGAGCCTGCCTCAG GTCCATCGTCTGAGGTCAGTGGATAATTTATTTGTTGTTGTTCAGGAGTTCAAAGACTATCAGTTTAATGAAAATAAG GAAGATGCTCTAAAGGATTTGGAAGATTTGGTTAAAAAGCTGCCCTGGACCGATCCATTGAAAGTCTGGGAGTTGAACAAcagcttgaaaaagaaaaagacaaaacgCAAAAAACATAATCTGCAGAGTCCtgcaagcagagagaagctGAATGATGGTGGAGAAGAGGGAGGAGCAGACCAAAATAACACTAATGACCAGGAGGACTGTGCCCAAAACCCTGTGGCTGTGGAACCCACTGGTGGCCAGAATACAGAGAAGCCCCAAGGAGTGACATCCAGAAatggggtggaggaggaggaagataaCAAGCAATCAGATGTGAAAGTTGAAGTGCAGGCGAGTTCTGAGAGTGGGACCAAGGCTGGTGACGGTCAGACAGGCGAAGGAGAGGCGAAGGTGCTGAGGTTCCGAGTGACCTGTAACAGAGCTGGAGACAAGCACAGCTTCACATCGAATGAGGCCGCAAGAGACTTCGGTGGAGCTGTGCAAGAGCACTTCCAGTGGAAAGCTGACATGACTAATTTTGATGTGGAG GTTCTTCTGAATATTCACAGCAATGAAGTCGTGGTGGGGATTGCATTAACTGAAGAGAGTCTCCACAGACGGAACATCACACACTTTGGACCCACAACGCTGCGTTCAACTCTGGCTTACGGCATGCTCAG ACTCTGTGATCCCCAGCCCACAGATATCATAGTTGATCCCATGTGTGGTACAGGTGCGATACCAATAGAG ggagctgcagaaTGGCCCTACTGCTACCACATTGCAGGGGATAACAGCCCTCAGGCAGTGAAGAGAGCAGCAAACAACATCTGCTCCTTACTGAGGAAAAACGAGAGTAAGGACAG cactgccctgggcgtTCCCTTGGACATCATCCAGTGGGACATCTGCAACCTTCCTCTGCGGACGGGCTCCGTGGACATCGTAGTGACAGACATGCCCTTCGGGAAGAG GATAGGCTCGAAgaagaagaactgggatctctaCCCAGCTTGCCTGATGGAGATGGGCCGGATCTGCACCCCAGGGacgggcagggctgtgctgcttaCCCAGGACAAGAAATGCTTTGCCAAG GCCTTGTCCCGTGTGGGACACATCTGGCGCAGAGCTCAGACCGTGTGGGTGAATGTGGGGGGACTCCATGCTGCAGTGTATCTGCTGAGGCGCACCTGGGAGAGAGCAGAAGAGAGAAGATCCTTCTGGTAA
- the THUMPD3 gene encoding tRNA (guanine(6)-N2)-methyltransferase THUMP3 isoform X1 — protein sequence MAEGEAAGDAGLGPAPAPAQEGAELAAVIGATVPTGFEQTAAEEVQEKLGSASRISRDRGKIYFEVPARSLPQVHRLRSVDNLFVVVQEFKDYQFNENKEDALKDLEDLVKKLPWTDPLKVWELNNSLKKKKTKRKKHNLQSPASREKLNDGGEEGGADQNNTNDQEDCAQNPVAVEPTGGQNTEKPQGVTSRNGVEEEEDNKQSDVKVEVQASSESGTKAGDGQTGEGEAKVLRFRVTCNRAGDKHSFTSNEAARDFGGAVQEHFQWKADMTNFDVEVLLNIHSNEVVVGIALTEESLHRRNITHFGPTTLRSTLAYGMLRLCDPQPTDIIVDPMCGTGAIPIEGAAEWPYCYHIAGDNSPQAVKRAANNICSLLRKNESKDSSTALGVPLDIIQWDICNLPLRTGSVDIVVTDMPFGKRIGSKKKNWDLYPACLMEMGRICTPGTGRAVLLTQDKKCFAKALSRVGHIWRRAQTVWVNVGGLHAAVYLLRRTWERAEERRSFW from the exons ATGGCAGAAGGGGAGGCGGCCGGCGACGCGGGGCTGGGtccggccccagccccagcccaggagggCGCGGAGCTCGCGGCCGTTATCGGCGCTACCGTGCCCACGGGGTTCGAGCAGACGGCGGCCGAGGAGGTGCAGGAGAAGCTGGGCTCGGCATCCAGGATCAGCAGGGATCGGGGCAAGATCTACTTCGAGGTCCCGGCCCGGAGCCTGCCTCAG GTCCATCGTCTGAGGTCAGTGGATAATTTATTTGTTGTTGTTCAGGAGTTCAAAGACTATCAGTTTAATGAAAATAAG GAAGATGCTCTAAAGGATTTGGAAGATTTGGTTAAAAAGCTGCCCTGGACCGATCCATTGAAAGTCTGGGAGTTGAACAAcagcttgaaaaagaaaaagacaaaacgCAAAAAACATAATCTGCAGAGTCCtgcaagcagagagaagctGAATGATGGTGGAGAAGAGGGAGGAGCAGACCAAAATAACACTAATGACCAGGAGGACTGTGCCCAAAACCCTGTGGCTGTGGAACCCACTGGTGGCCAGAATACAGAGAAGCCCCAAGGAGTGACATCCAGAAatggggtggaggaggaggaagataaCAAGCAATCAGATGTGAAAGTTGAAGTGCAGGCGAGTTCTGAGAGTGGGACCAAGGCTGGTGACGGTCAGACAGGCGAAGGAGAGGCGAAGGTGCTGAGGTTCCGAGTGACCTGTAACAGAGCTGGAGACAAGCACAGCTTCACATCGAATGAGGCCGCAAGAGACTTCGGTGGAGCTGTGCAAGAGCACTTCCAGTGGAAAGCTGACATGACTAATTTTGATGTGGAG GTTCTTCTGAATATTCACAGCAATGAAGTCGTGGTGGGGATTGCATTAACTGAAGAGAGTCTCCACAGACGGAACATCACACACTTTGGACCCACAACGCTGCGTTCAACTCTGGCTTACGGCATGCTCAG ACTCTGTGATCCCCAGCCCACAGATATCATAGTTGATCCCATGTGTGGTACAGGTGCGATACCAATAGAG ggagctgcagaaTGGCCCTACTGCTACCACATTGCAGGGGATAACAGCCCTCAGGCAGTGAAGAGAGCAGCAAACAACATCTGCTCCTTACTGAGGAAAAACGAGAGTAAGGACAG cagcactgccctgggcgtTCCCTTGGACATCATCCAGTGGGACATCTGCAACCTTCCTCTGCGGACGGGCTCCGTGGACATCGTAGTGACAGACATGCCCTTCGGGAAGAG GATAGGCTCGAAgaagaagaactgggatctctaCCCAGCTTGCCTGATGGAGATGGGCCGGATCTGCACCCCAGGGacgggcagggctgtgctgcttaCCCAGGACAAGAAATGCTTTGCCAAG GCCTTGTCCCGTGTGGGACACATCTGGCGCAGAGCTCAGACCGTGTGGGTGAATGTGGGGGGACTCCATGCTGCAGTGTATCTGCTGAGGCGCACCTGGGAGAGAGCAGAAGAGAGAAGATCCTTCTGGTAA
- the LOC138117336 gene encoding von Hippel-Lindau disease tumor suppressor-like: MSPPGPGPGPGRPGGAEPVLRSVNTRELSEVVFNNHSPRYVLPVWLDFEGQPRCYPVLQPRTGRVMRSYRGHLWLFRDAGTNDGLLVNQQELFVAAPNVTKADITLPVFTLKERCLQVVRSLVSPMDYRKLDIVQSLYDELEDHPDIWKDLQRLSLERNEALRNKILE; this comes from the exons ATGTCGCcgccagggccggggccggggccggggcgcccgggcggggccgaGCCTGTCCTGCGCTCTGTCAACACGCGGGAGCTCTCTGAGGTCGTCTTCAACAACCACAGCCCCCGCTACGTGCTGCCCGTCTGGCTGGACTTCGAGGGCCAGCCGCGCTGCTACCCGGTCCTGCAGCCGCGCACCGGGCGCGTCATGCGCAGCTACCGGG GGCACCTCTGGCTGTTCCGGGATGCAGGGACCAACGATGGGCTGCTTGTCAACCAGCAGGAGCTGTTCGTGGCAGCCCCCAATGTGACCAAAGCTGACATCACACTGCCAG TGTTCACCCTGAAGGAGAGATGTCTGCAGGTTGTGCGCAGTCTGGTCAGCCCAATGGACTACAGGAAACTGGACATTGTTCAGTCGTTATATGACGAGCTGGAGGATCATCCTGATATTTGGAAGGATCTTCAACGGCTTTCTCTGGAGAGGAATGAAGCACTGAGGAACAAAATTCTGGAATAA